Below is a genomic region from Verrucomicrobiota bacterium.
ATTTTCTGGCCGTGCGCGGGCTGTCGATCGTCCTGCTCTTGATCGCCAAATTGATGCTGGACACCGCGCGCTGGCACGATTCGCAATGGCGGCTCGTCATCTCGGTTTGGGCCTACCTCTGGATTCTGGCCGGCATGTGGTTCACGATTTCCCCCTGGCGGCTCCGCGACCTGATCCACTGGGCGACCGCGAACGAGAAACGGCTCCAAATCGTCAGCGCGGCGCGGTTGGCGTTTGGTCTGTTTGTCGTGATTCTCGGGTTGACCGTTTTCTAGCGGCGCGCTCGAAGATTCCAAGCACACGAGGTTTTAATCTCCCTTTCTCCCGCTTCCGTCTTCCTTCTGGCGTTCCGTCTGGTACCTTTCGGCCGGGCTGATTTGTTGTCCGTCTCAAAGCGGTCAAGCCGAGCCAGCAGGATGCGGCCGAAAAAACTAGACTCGTGTCGGCGCCAGTTGTGGAGCGACGCGCCTCTCCTGGGCCCCTGGTTGCGGCGCCGGGCGATTCGCGCGCTCGCGCGAGATCTTTCACCGGACGCGGCCGGGCTCCTGGCGGAGTTCGCGACGCGATGTCGAGACGATCGTCTGCGGGCGCTCACGCTGGCTGCGCTCACTCACACCGACTCTCCCGCATCGATTGACCGTATCTGCGCGGTTTGGGCCGCGACCCGGCATCCTGTTCTCACCGACCTGATCCGGCGCAAAAACTGGATCGCTTCCTCCCCGGCTCAAATTCGGGTCCTCACCGCGCTGAAATTGCCGGCGGCGGAAGCGATTCTCGCGGGCGGCCCTGAAATCGTCGATCCGTTGATCGAAAGTTGCGAGGATGCCGATTCAGAAATCGCCAGCCACGCCCGCGAGTGCCTCAGCCACATGAAAAGCCCCGCCGCGATTGATGCGCTTTGCCTTCGTTGGGTTGAGAAGAGGGAAGCAACAGTGGCCGAAGCGCTGGAGCGGGCCAAATACATCGCCCGACAGCCGGTGAGCGCGCGCGTCTGGACGGCGCTGAAAGCCCGCCGGCGCGAGCTAGTCACCGCAAGCGGAGGCGAAGCGGTTGAACCGTTGATCGCCGCCGCCAAGGATTTGGATCCTTCGATTGCGCAGGAGGCGGCGGCGGCGTTGCAAGAATTGAGCGACCCGCCAGCCCAAGAAGCCCTTTGTCGATTCGTGATCGATGGAGAGGAAGCCGCCGCGCGCAGCGCCGCCGTCGCCGCTCGCTATGCGCCGCGCGAACCCTTGCAACGGGCCCTCTTTTATTTCCTCACGGAGCAATGGGACGCTTACGAAAGCCTGGATTTCGACCAGCGTTTCTTGGGACGCGCGTATGAAGCCGGGAACCGAAAGCTCCGGTGCCGAATCGCGGAGAAGGGCCGGCAATGCGGTCGAACCGAGTGGTTGGGCGCCATTGTCGGCGCGCGCCACGACCGCCGCTTGAGCGAAATGACAGGTGAAGAGTGGGAAGCGGCGGCCGCTGTGCTCCGTGAAAACAAGCGTTGGGAGGACAGTTGGCAGTTGGCGCAAGTGGCGCCCGCGGATTGGAGCGTCCGGCTTTTGATGAATCTCAAAGATGCCGGATGGCGTCCACCTCTCGAACAAGATCGCGAAGCGTTCGTCGCGTTAACCCGGTTGATCGATGGCTGCTGCAAAGAGCCGCCGTTCTTGGGAAGATTGCTGCGGAACGCACGCCTGCTCGAAGGCCATGGCGACGCCGTGAGTTGTCTGACCTTATCGCGAGACGGGCTGATGCTGGCGAGCGGGAGCCACGATCACAGCGTTCGATTCTGGAACGCCAACGAAGGCGCCTTGATCCAGACGCTGGAAGGCCACACGGACTGGGTGGATTGCCTGGCGTTGAGTCCGGACGAGCGCGTGCTGGCCAGCGGAAGCCGGGACAATACGGTGAGGCTCTGGCGTTGGCCGGAAGGGCAGCTTCTGCACCGATTGCAGGGCCACACCGATGATGTGCGATGCCTGGCGTTCAGCCGGGACGGGCGCGTGCTGGCCAGCGGCGGCGGCGACGCGAGCATTCGGTTGTGGAGCGTCCCGGACGGCCAGCCCATCGCCCGGTTGGCCGGCCACTCGGACGTCGTGACCTGCCTGGCGTTCAGCCCGCAGGGCGACGTGATCGCCAGTGGGAGTTACGACAACGATGTGAACCTTTGGAAGCTGACCGAAGCGCAACCGGTTGCGACCCTGAAAGGGCATCGAGCCATGGTGAATTGCTTGGTCTTTACGGCCGAAGGGCAGCACTTGATCAGCGGGAGCAAGGATCGCTCGATCCTGATTCGGAGCCTGACCGATCGAACCAAGCTGAGACGACTCAAGGGCCACCGGGACGATGTCACTTGCCTGGCCATCAGTCCGAACAACACCTTGCTCGCCAGCGCCAGTTGGGACACGACGATCCGGTTGTGGCGTCTGCCCGACGGTGAGTTGATCGATACGTTGGGAGCATCGGACACGAACGACGGGCACGAAAGTTGGATCGGTTGCCTCGCGTTCAGTCCGGATGGCCAGGTCCTCGCGAGCGGCGGATTCGATCATACGACGCGGCTTTGGAGCCTCCCGGGCGGCGCGCCGCTCAAGACGCTGGAAGGACACAGCGACCGGGTAACCGATGTTCGTTTCAGCCCGGACGGAAAGACGTTGATTACCGCCAGCGCCGATCGAACGATCCGCGTCTGGCGATCCGAACTGGCGCGCCTGCGGCAACTCCCCGTCGGGCGGACCACGTTGGAGGATTTCGAGTGGGTCGAAAGCGTCTTGACCAATTCGAGGCTCTCGGACGCCGAGCGGGGATGGATCGAGTTTTTGTGCGCCTTGATGCGCGCGCGCCGCCGCTACGACATCGAAGTGGGCGAAGCGGCCCGGATTTCGGTCGGCGAATTTGACATCGAGTTGGAGCCGTAGCTCAAGGCCCCTTGAACAGGGCGAGCAGATGATCGCGGTTCATGCGGCTAATGAAGCTGAGGCGGATTTCTTTGGGGCACACCGCTTCGCAAGATCCAGTGACGGTACAAGCGCCAAAGCCCTCGCGGTCCATCGCTTCCTCCATCCTCAACACGCGGCGTTCCTTCTCCACCGCGCCCTGAGGCAATAGACTGAGGTGAGAAACTTTGGCGGCGACGAAGAGCATCGCCGAGGCGTTCTTGCACGCGGCCACACAGGCGCCGCAACCGATGCACGCCGCCGCGTCCATGGCCCGTTCCTGGCGATCTTTGGGAATAGGAATCGCGTTGGCATCCGGCGCGCCCCCCGTGGGCACGGAAACGAATCCGCCGGCTTGAATGATCCGGTCAAACGCGCTGCGGTCCACGATCAGGTCTTTGACGATCGGGAACGCCCGGGCGCGCCAGGGTTCAATCGTGATCGTGTCCCCGTCTTTGAAGTGCCGCATGTGCAACTGGCAAGTCGCCGTGCCCTTGCGCCCGCCGTGCGGAACGCCATTGATCACGAGCGAGCACATGCCGCAAATGCCTTCGCGGCAGTCCGAATCGAACGCGATGGGATCTTCGCCCTTCTCGATCAATCCTTCGTTGACCACGTCCAGCATTTCCAAGAAAGACATATCGGGAATGATTCCCTGAGCGCCGTAGGTCGCGAAGTTCCCAGGAACATGTCCATTCTTTTGCCGCCAGACTTGTAAGGTGAGGTTCATCATCCAGGGATTCTTGATCGCAATCGCGGCCGGTTCTCCGGTTTCGCCGCGATGGCATGAAAGCCGATCTCTCTTCGAGAGGGCGCGGGTTCGGATTTGGGCTCCGTCATCAATTGGCGAATCGCGTCGAAAACAATTTTGAACTTGCGGTCGTATTTTTTCTCCAACGCAGCCAGCTTGTGGGCCAATTCGGCGTGGGACGCGAGGAGTTGGCGGAGGCGAACAAAGGCGCGCATGATCTCGACGTTGACCAGGATGGCGCGTGAGCTGCGGAGCACGCTGGAGAGCATCGCGATCCCTTGCTCCGTGAATACCAAGGGGCGATAGCGAAGATTTCGTTTCCGCAAAGTGGAAGTGCTCGAACCATTCCCCGGGGATGCGATCACAATTTGTGATCGCAT
It encodes:
- a CDS encoding succinate dehydrogenase/fumarate reductase iron-sulfur subunit, translated to MMNLTLQVWRQKNGHVPGNFATYGAQGIIPDMSFLEMLDVVNEGLIEKGEDPIAFDSDCREGICGMCSLVINGVPHGGRKGTATCQLHMRHFKDGDTITIEPWRARAFPIVKDLIVDRSAFDRIIQAGGFVSVPTGGAPDANAIPIPKDRQERAMDAAACIGCGACVAACKNASAMLFVAAKVSHLSLLPQGAVEKERRVLRMEEAMDREGFGACTVTGSCEAVCPKEIRLSFISRMNRDHLLALFKGP
- a CDS encoding ORF6N domain-containing protein, whose protein sequence is MKKSLLTPRLKNSARAPQTVPHNAPATARLAPIERQIYLIRGQKVMLDRDLALLYGVETRALNQAVRRNTERFPCDFMFSLNAQETQRMRSQIVIASPGNGSSTSTLRKRNLRYRPLVFTEQGIAMLSSVLRSSRAILVNVEIMRAFVRLRQLLASHAELAHKLAALEKKYDRKFKIVFDAIRQLMTEPKSEPAPSRREIGFHAIAAKPENRPRLRSRIPG